TCTCTTATGGCAGCGAGTGATCCAGCAAACCGAATTTGCTCTCAACTGCGGCGCACTGGAAACTATCCCTACCGAATACCAAATCGTAGAAGACAACGGCATTAATTTTTTAGTACGAGTAATTTCCAATCTAGTTCGTAAAGATGCTGCTAGAAAAGAACATACCAAAGACAATAAAAAACCAAAAGATTTCAATCCCTTTCTTCCCTATGATGAAAATCTTTTTGTTGCAAATATTAGTGATACTCACGTTTGTTTGCTCAACAAATTTAACGTGGTTGACCATCACTTACTAATTGTTACCCGCGCTTTTGAAGAACAAGAAACTTTACTCAAATTTCAAGATTTTGAGGCCATGTGGTTAGTTTTAAATGAAATAAACGGTTTAGCCTTTTACAATTCTGGCAAGATAGCCGGAGCGAGTCAGCCCCACAAACACTTGCAATGGGTTCCCCTGCCATTATCTCCCACAGGGGAAAAAATACCGATCGAAACCAAACTAGCCACAGCCGAATTTGAAGGAATAGTTGGCAAAGTCCCCAGTTTGCCATTCCTTCACGCCTTAGTTAAATTCGACTTTCCAAAAACTCCATCTCCCCAAACTGCCGCCGGAGTTACCCTGGCATCCTATCGCAGCTTACTAAAAGCAGTTGATTTATTAGACGAAAATAGCGATCGGCCCAAAGGTGCTTACAATTTGGTCGCCACTCCAGAATGGATGCTAGTCGTACCCCGCAAAGAAGAGAGTTTTCAGTCCATACCCGTCAATTCTTTGGGATTTGCAGGAGCGATGTTAGTTCGCAACGACGAGCAGATGAAGATGCTGCAAGAATTTGGCCCTTTAAACGCGATCGCCAAAGTAGCTCATTCCGTTTCCCGGTGAACTAACGGGAATTATCTTACCGCTAGCAGAAGAGTAAGCTGGCAGAAAGAGGGAAAATGATTTTTAAGACGTGGAAACGCTGTACTGTTTCACGAAATTGCCAGAAGGTATTATCTTCTGTAAAGACGAGATTCTTATGGGTGAGGAAAAGGATGTACATCGTACAAATTGCCTCTGAATGCGCTCCAGTCATCAAAGCCGGAGGCTTGGGCGATGTGGTGTATGGACTCAGCAGAGAGTTAGGAATTCGCGGTCATCAGGTAGAGATTATCCTACCCAAGTATGACTGTATGCGGTATGACCATATCTGGGGACTGCACGAAGCCTATCGTGACTTGTTCGTACCTTGGAATAACGGTGGAATTACTTGCGATGTCTATTGCGGTTGGGTACACGGACAGCAGTGTTTCTTTATCGAACCCCTTTCTGCCGATAACTTTTTCAATCGGGGCTGTTATTACGGCTGTTTAGACGATCATATGCGCTTTGCCTTTTTCAGCAAAGCAGCGTTGGAGTTCCTCCTGAAAACCAACAAGCACCCCGATATTATCCATTGTCATGACTGGCAAACTGGCTTATTACCAGTCATGCTATATGAGATTTACAAATATCACGGGATGGATACCCAACGGGTATGCTACACCATCCACAATTTCAAACATCAAGGGGTTGCTGGTGCTAACGTGCTGTCGGCTACTGGTTTATTTCGCGAGGAATATTATTACGATCCCAGTCGCTTGTTAGATAATACTCACCCAACAGCAATTAACTATATGAAAGGGGGTATTGTCTATTCTAATTTTGTCAATACGGTTTCGCCCCATCACGCTTGGGAAGCGCGTTTTACAGAAGTTGGTTGTGCGTTAAATCCCACTTTGGATACTCATCATTATAAGTTTGGTGGGATTTTAAACGGCATTGATTATAATGTGTGGAATCCAGTGGTTGATAACTATATTCCCGCTCAATACAGCAAAGACGATTTGAAAGGAAAAGCTGTCAACAAAAAAGCTCTTAGAGAGCGTCTCTGGCTAAGGCACATTAATAAACCAATTATTTGCTATATCGGTCGGTTGGATGAACAAAAGGGCGTTCATTTAGTTCATCACGCTATATATTATGCTTTGCATAAAGGAGCGCAATTTGTTCTTTTAGGTTCGGCAACTGAACCGGGTCTTAATAGTTGGTTCCG
This genomic stretch from Leptolyngbyaceae cyanobacterium harbors:
- the glgA gene encoding glycogen synthase GlgA, with the protein product MYIVQIASECAPVIKAGGLGDVVYGLSRELGIRGHQVEIILPKYDCMRYDHIWGLHEAYRDLFVPWNNGGITCDVYCGWVHGQQCFFIEPLSADNFFNRGCYYGCLDDHMRFAFFSKAALEFLLKTNKHPDIIHCHDWQTGLLPVMLYEIYKYHGMDTQRVCYTIHNFKHQGVAGANVLSATGLFREEYYYDPSRLLDNTHPTAINYMKGGIVYSNFVNTVSPHHAWEARFTEVGCALNPTLDTHHYKFGGILNGIDYNVWNPVVDNYIPAQYSKDDLKGKAVNKKALRERLWLRHINKPIICYIGRLDEQKGVHLVHHAIYYALHKGAQFVLLGSATEPGLNSWFRHEKDYLNDNPDAHIELGFNEELSHLIYAGADMIVVPSNYEPCGLTQMIGLKYGTVPIVRGVGGLVNTVFDRDYDQNKPQEERNGYVFYQTDYQAIESAIDRAIDLWYKNPKAFRQLVEQGMEYDYSWNHPGAQYTGVYDFIRHR
- a CDS encoding DUF4922 domain-containing protein codes for the protein MSESTPNNTQTLHQKPDLLWQRVIQQTEFALNCGALETIPTEYQIVEDNGINFLVRVISNLVRKDAARKEHTKDNKKPKDFNPFLPYDENLFVANISDTHVCLLNKFNVVDHHLLIVTRAFEEQETLLKFQDFEAMWLVLNEINGLAFYNSGKIAGASQPHKHLQWVPLPLSPTGEKIPIETKLATAEFEGIVGKVPSLPFLHALVKFDFPKTPSPQTAAGVTLASYRSLLKAVDLLDENSDRPKGAYNLVATPEWMLVVPRKEESFQSIPVNSLGFAGAMLVRNDEQMKMLQEFGPLNAIAKVAHSVSR